One part of the Haliotis asinina isolate JCU_RB_2024 chromosome 2, JCU_Hal_asi_v2, whole genome shotgun sequence genome encodes these proteins:
- the LOC137272990 gene encoding sodium/glucose cotransporter 4-like — protein MVEVLEAGDYACIAIYFALVLGVGLWSTFRPNRDSTAGYFLAGKEMHWFPVGASIYASNVGAPMFIGLAGTAAAGGFACAIYEWHAIYLLIALGWVFVPVYVASGAFTMPEYLKKRFGGRRLRVYLSGLALILYILTKITAEVYSGAIFIQQLLGLNLYVCVVVILGVTAIYTVAGGLAAVIYTDTLQTIILLIASFILMIISFIEVGGWEQMMRKYVNAATNYTLANPEKYKCGMPRNDFLHIWRDPVEGDLPWTGTVFGLTTLGLWVWCTDQIMVQRCLSAKNLSHAKGGSVFAAVLKIFNFFLWIVPGMISRILFADDVACADPDHCERVCQNRAGCTNIAYPLLVLRKMPVGLKGVMLAALLAALMSSLTSIFNSASSMFTMDIWKRFRTKASQAELMIVGRVCVLVLIGVSILWLPILQAAQSGQLWSYLQAVSSYTAPPWTCIFLLALFWNRTTEPGAFWGLMISLVAGVIRMGLDFSYPAPFCGSDDVDNRPEVLSKIGFLHFAIILSGVSVISTVIISLMTKPRPPEKLRRVTWWTRHDPLDPEESDSDDEFNDDDDVEEPAAPIAKKKSVGRKLYNWLCGIEDKPKPKITKEERALIKKKMTSIAENPRARKIANIAAILSAVVTAFLLGFFY, from the exons ATGGTGGAAGTTCTCGAGGCGGGGGACTATGCCTGCATCGCAATTTACTTTGCCTTGGTGCTGGGCGTCGGATTATGG tccactttccgaCCAAACAGAGACAGTACAGCCGGGTACTTCCTGGCTGGGAAGGAGATGCACTGGTTTCCG GTGGGCGCGTCCATATATGCTAGCAACGTTGGTGCCCCGATGTTTATCGGTCTGGCGGGGACGGCAGCGGCCGGCGGGTTTGCATGTGCGATATACGAGTGGCAT GCCATCTACCTGCTGATTGCTCTCGGATGGGTCTTCGTTCCTGTCTACGTCGCCAGCGGG GCGTTCACAATGCCGGAGTACTTGAAGAAGAGGTTTGGGGGAAGGAGACTAAGAGTGTACCTGTCCGGCCTGGCCCTCATCTTGTACATCCTCACCAAAATAACG GCTGAGGTGTATTCGGGCGCCATCTTCATCCAACAACTGCTGGGGCTAAACCTGTACGTATGTGTCGTCGTCATCCTCGGCGTCACTGCCATCTACACAGTGGCAG GTGGCCTTGCTGCTGTGATCTACACGGACACTCTACAGACCATCATCCTGCTCATTGCATCCTTCATTCTTATGATAATAA GTTTCATCGAGGTCGGTGGCTGGGAGCAGATGATGAGGAAATACGTGAACGCAGCCACTAACTACACCCTGGCCAACCCGGAGAAGTACAAGTGTGGGATGCCACGGAACGACTTCCTCCACATCTGGAGGGACCCTGTAGAAGGAGACCTTCCCTGGACCGGCACCGTGTTCGGGCTTACAACCCTCGGGCTGTGGGTGTGGTGCACTGATCAG ATCATGGTACAAAGATGTCTCTCCGCGAAGAACTTGAGTCATGCCAAAGGTGGGTCCGTCTTCGCCGCCGTCCTCAAGATCTTCAACTTCTTCCTGTGGATTGTCCCCGGCATGATCAGTCGAATCCTTTTTGCAG ATGATGTCGCCTGTGCCGACCCCGACCACTGCGAACGCGTCTGTCAGAACCGTGCCGGCTGCACCAACATCGCCTACCCACTGCTTGTCCTCAGGAAAATGCCAGTAG GTCTGAAGGGGGTGATGCTGGCAGCACTCCTCGCTGCCCTCATGAGCTCCCTCACCTCCATCTTCAACAGCGCTAGTAGCATGTTCACTATGGACATCTGGAAGAGGTTCCGGACGAAGGCGTCCCAGGCCGAACTGATGATCGTGGGTCGAGTGTGTGTCCTGGTGTTGATCGGCGTCAGCATCCTGTGGCTCCCCATCCTACAGGCGGCACAGAGTGGGCAGCTGTGGAGCTACCTCCAGGCGGTGTCATCTTACACCGCTCCACCCTGGACCTGTATCTTCCTCCTTGCACTCTTCTGGAATAGGACGACGGAGCCG GGTGCGTTCTGGGGTCTAATGATCAGTCTGGTGGCGGGTGTCATCCGGATGGGGCTGGACTTCTCCTACCCGGCACCCTTCTGTGGCAGCGACGACGTGGACAACAGACCGGAAGTGCTATCTAAAATCGGCTTCCTGCACTTCGCCATCATCCTGTCCGGTGTATCCGTCATCTCAACTGTGATCATATCTCTGATGACGAAACCACGACCCCCAGAGAAG TTACGTCGGGTCACGTGGTGGACCCGCCATGACCCACTTGACCCGGAAGAATCCGATTCTGATGATGAATTcaacgatgacgatgatgtcgAAGAGCCGGCAGCTCCGATag CAAAGAAGAAGTCTGTGGGCCGGAAGCTCTACAACTGGCTGTGTGGTATCGAAGACAAACCCAAGCCCAAGATCACCAAAGAGGAAAGGGCTCTCATCAAGAAAAAGATGACGTCAATTGCCGAAAATCCCCGAGCAAGGAAGATAGCAAATATCGCTGCTATTCTGTCGGCTGTCGTCACAGCTTTCCTGCTTGGCTTCTTCTACTAG